In a single window of the Elaeis guineensis isolate ETL-2024a chromosome 4, EG11, whole genome shotgun sequence genome:
- the LOC105033804 gene encoding UDP-glycosyltransferase 86A1 isoform X1, with product MAEPPQKPHAVLIPVPLQGHINPATRLAIKLATRGFTITYVNTEAVHHQSSRARRSASSIDHHIFADACASGLDIRYELISDGLPVSFDRTANPIQFLHSLLYVFSAHVEEFMRKLTRAASPPITCLIADTFFVWPSTIAKKFDIPYVSFWTEPAVVFTLYYHMDLLIKNGHFASCAENRKDTIAYIPGVPAIEPTDLMSYLQETNTTSVLHQIIFKAFEEARGADFVLCNTVQELEPETISAIQQEKPFYAVGPLIPPGFIPGISVQTTLQVESDCSQWLDTKPAGSVLYISFGSFANVSKRDLEEIAYGILDTKANFIWVIRPDIVSSKEHEPLPQRFLEESYGRGMCIPWCCQMEVLSHPSIGGFLTHCGWNSILESMWCEVPMLCFPLQTDQFTNRKLVVKDWKIGIDLGRIDEVSRKEVSKRVDSLMGGEEGNEAKKVMKEVTRALHGAVTADGSSQKNFDQFVADLMRRGSGNRTMK from the exons ATGGCGGAGCCCCCACAGAAGCCCCATGCAGTCCTCATCCCCGTCCCCCTCCAGGGCCACATCAACCCCGCCACCCGCCTCGCCATCAAGCTCGCCACCAGGGGCTTCACCATCACCTACGTCAACACCGAAGCTGTCCACCACCAGTCCTCCCGAGCCCGCCGCTCCGCCTCCTCCATCGACCACCACATCTTCGCCGATGCCTGTGCTTCCGGCCTTGACATCCGCTATGAGCTCATCAGCGACGGCCTCCCTGTGTCCTTCGACCGCACCGCAAACCCCATCCAATTCCTGCACTCCCTGCTTTATGTGTTCTCCGCCCATGTCGAGGAGTTCATGCGAAAGCTCACGCGAGCGGCAAGCCCCCCTATCACCTGCCTCATCGCCGACACCTTCTTCGTTTGGCCCTCCACCATCGCCAAGAAGTTCGACATCCCCTATGTGTCCTTCTGGACGGAGCCTGCAGTCGTCTTCACTCTCTACTACCACATGGACCTTCTTATCAAAAATGGCCATTTCGCCTCTTGTG CAGAGAATCGAAAAGACACCATAGCATATATACCAGGGGTACCGGCGATCGAGCCGACCGACCTCATGTCGTACCTCCAAGAGACCAATACCACTTCGGTGCTGCACCAGATAATCTTCAAGGCATTTGAAGAAGCCAGGGGGGCGGACTTCGTGCTATGCAACACGGTGCAGGAGCTCGAGCCAGAGACCATATCGGCCATTCAGCAGGAGAAGCCATTCTATGCTGTCGGCCCACTCATTCCACCTGGATTCATCCCCGGAATCTCTGTCCAAACGACCTTGCAGGTTGAGTCTGATTGCTCCCAGTGGCTTGACACCAAGCCGGCAGGCTCCGTCTTGTACATTTCTTTCGGGAGCTTTGCCAATGTTAGTAAGAGAGACCTGGAGGAGATCGCCTATGGGATTTTAGACACCAAGGCGAACTTTATATGGGTCATTAGGCCGGATATCGTGAGCTCCAAGGAGCACGAGCCATTGCCCCAAAGATTCTTAGAGGAGAGTTATGGGAGAGGGATGTGCATCCCGTGGTGCTGCCAAATGGAAGTGCTGTCGCACCCTTCGATTGGAGGCTTCTTGACGCACTGCGGGTGGAATTCGATATTGGAGAGTATGTGGTGCGAGGTTCCGATGCTGTGCTTCCCGCTGCAGACTGATCAGTTCACCAATCGGAAACTGGTGGTCAAGGATTGGAAGATCGGGATCGACCTTGGAAGGATCGATGAAGTTAGTAGGAAGGAAGTGTCCAAGAGAGTCGACAGCTTGATGGGCGGGGAAGAAGGGAATGAAGCCAAGAAGGTGATGAAGGAGGTGACGAGAGCACTACATGGTGCCGTCACTGCTGACGGTTCTTCGCAGAAAAACTTCGATCAATTTGTGGCGGATCTAATGAGACGTGGTTCGGGAAACAGGACAATGAAGTAA
- the LOC105033804 gene encoding UDP-glycosyltransferase 86A1 isoform X2, translating into MAEPPQKPHAVLIPVPLQGHINPATRLAIKLATRGFTITYVNTEAVHHQSSRARRSASSIDHHIFADACASGLDIRYELISDGLPVSFDRTANPIQFLHSLLYVFSAHVEEFMRKLTRAASPPITCLIADTFFVWPSTIAKKFDIPYVSFWTEPAVVFTLYYHMDLLIKNGHFASCENRKDTIAYIPGVPAIEPTDLMSYLQETNTTSVLHQIIFKAFEEARGADFVLCNTVQELEPETISAIQQEKPFYAVGPLIPPGFIPGISVQTTLQVESDCSQWLDTKPAGSVLYISFGSFANVSKRDLEEIAYGILDTKANFIWVIRPDIVSSKEHEPLPQRFLEESYGRGMCIPWCCQMEVLSHPSIGGFLTHCGWNSILESMWCEVPMLCFPLQTDQFTNRKLVVKDWKIGIDLGRIDEVSRKEVSKRVDSLMGGEEGNEAKKVMKEVTRALHGAVTADGSSQKNFDQFVADLMRRGSGNRTMK; encoded by the exons ATGGCGGAGCCCCCACAGAAGCCCCATGCAGTCCTCATCCCCGTCCCCCTCCAGGGCCACATCAACCCCGCCACCCGCCTCGCCATCAAGCTCGCCACCAGGGGCTTCACCATCACCTACGTCAACACCGAAGCTGTCCACCACCAGTCCTCCCGAGCCCGCCGCTCCGCCTCCTCCATCGACCACCACATCTTCGCCGATGCCTGTGCTTCCGGCCTTGACATCCGCTATGAGCTCATCAGCGACGGCCTCCCTGTGTCCTTCGACCGCACCGCAAACCCCATCCAATTCCTGCACTCCCTGCTTTATGTGTTCTCCGCCCATGTCGAGGAGTTCATGCGAAAGCTCACGCGAGCGGCAAGCCCCCCTATCACCTGCCTCATCGCCGACACCTTCTTCGTTTGGCCCTCCACCATCGCCAAGAAGTTCGACATCCCCTATGTGTCCTTCTGGACGGAGCCTGCAGTCGTCTTCACTCTCTACTACCACATGGACCTTCTTATCAAAAATGGCCATTTCGCCTCTTGTG AGAATCGAAAAGACACCATAGCATATATACCAGGGGTACCGGCGATCGAGCCGACCGACCTCATGTCGTACCTCCAAGAGACCAATACCACTTCGGTGCTGCACCAGATAATCTTCAAGGCATTTGAAGAAGCCAGGGGGGCGGACTTCGTGCTATGCAACACGGTGCAGGAGCTCGAGCCAGAGACCATATCGGCCATTCAGCAGGAGAAGCCATTCTATGCTGTCGGCCCACTCATTCCACCTGGATTCATCCCCGGAATCTCTGTCCAAACGACCTTGCAGGTTGAGTCTGATTGCTCCCAGTGGCTTGACACCAAGCCGGCAGGCTCCGTCTTGTACATTTCTTTCGGGAGCTTTGCCAATGTTAGTAAGAGAGACCTGGAGGAGATCGCCTATGGGATTTTAGACACCAAGGCGAACTTTATATGGGTCATTAGGCCGGATATCGTGAGCTCCAAGGAGCACGAGCCATTGCCCCAAAGATTCTTAGAGGAGAGTTATGGGAGAGGGATGTGCATCCCGTGGTGCTGCCAAATGGAAGTGCTGTCGCACCCTTCGATTGGAGGCTTCTTGACGCACTGCGGGTGGAATTCGATATTGGAGAGTATGTGGTGCGAGGTTCCGATGCTGTGCTTCCCGCTGCAGACTGATCAGTTCACCAATCGGAAACTGGTGGTCAAGGATTGGAAGATCGGGATCGACCTTGGAAGGATCGATGAAGTTAGTAGGAAGGAAGTGTCCAAGAGAGTCGACAGCTTGATGGGCGGGGAAGAAGGGAATGAAGCCAAGAAGGTGATGAAGGAGGTGACGAGAGCACTACATGGTGCCGTCACTGCTGACGGTTCTTCGCAGAAAAACTTCGATCAATTTGTGGCGGATCTAATGAGACGTGGTTCGGGAAACAGGACAATGAAGTAA